One Sodalis praecaptivus DNA segment encodes these proteins:
- a CDS encoding hybrid sensor histidine kinase/response regulator produces the protein MTIMKRQQSLVIKLTIFISISLIIIWLISVFAATYVSLNLSRHRILENLAHFSALRMELTNHRFEGAERDAQALAHRYKLYHATPLMILPGEKSESRYFPFNPDNCIPPGKRERDRTFIQVFGTAGQTYYLDSFILDRRYGVSLLPPRDHTPDYFIRQQVELNAFPNQPAHDNLFWGRPEFLPGTGWSVAVAAAAPNEVLTGLTVKLNDLLSYGHPVLGSDINLWLDGSNRILPFSRVSAQTAARLQPMLQRLTLKDGWQPVPGYMLLRTQLKGPGWQQVILFPQSGGMKRTLDVIAAQLPFAVVTLLMLAVTLFWLLHRYLARPLWDFVAIIGKTGPHSLSARLPENRHDELGSIAHAYNLLLDTLRTQYDNLENVVAERTRALNEAKQQAERANKRKSSHLTTISHELRTPLSGSLGALELLQMTTLTDKQFQLADTARQCVFSLLSIINNLLDFSRIESGQLSLHIEETPLLPILDQAMHTIQGPGQSKGLTLRTFVGKQVPLYLDIDGMRLRQILVNLLGNALKFTQSGGIFLSVKRHDQQVIFAVNDSGQGIAPEDQADVFTPFFQSEGTMQGTGLGLAIAANLAKMMGGSLTLSSTPGLGTCMSFIMPLNDYREPHPLGGQLAAPLALHRQLAAWGISCEPSLEDGPFSAAELRFLPGKLYDRVIRAFAGDLPETTGNIPVQPWRLRILLVDDAVINREIIGMMLHSLGQDVTLAADGASALALGRQQPFDLVLMDVRMPDMDGTACARLWREDPENRDRDCMITALSANTAPEDIARCKEAGMRHYLTKPVTLAQLADGISYAAEYQLQRDIPLQEQDSRLTTSFLSAGSDLLRQKVHESLHSLLNDIELNVNDVEKISALLHTLKGGLGQAGLGELLCDVVDMENLVKHGLPLSGEQIAELRHALDKYLSAENASARDAITQEVTEYE, from the coding sequence TAATGAAAAGACAACAGTCCTTAGTAATAAAGCTAACTATATTCATATCAATAAGTCTGATAATTATCTGGCTCATATCCGTATTTGCCGCGACCTATGTTTCGTTAAATTTGAGTAGACACCGTATATTAGAGAATCTCGCCCATTTTTCCGCATTGCGTATGGAATTGACCAACCATCGTTTTGAAGGCGCGGAACGGGATGCCCAAGCGCTCGCGCACCGCTATAAGCTTTATCACGCAACGCCGCTTATGATATTGCCCGGTGAAAAAAGCGAAAGCCGCTATTTCCCCTTCAATCCCGATAACTGCATTCCGCCGGGCAAAAGAGAGCGCGACCGCACGTTCATCCAGGTTTTCGGCACCGCCGGGCAGACCTATTACCTGGATAGCTTTATTTTAGATCGTCGCTATGGCGTGTCGCTGCTACCGCCGCGCGACCATACGCCGGACTATTTTATCCGCCAGCAGGTCGAACTTAACGCTTTCCCCAATCAACCCGCTCACGATAACCTGTTCTGGGGCAGACCTGAGTTTCTTCCCGGCACCGGCTGGAGCGTGGCCGTCGCCGCCGCCGCGCCGAATGAGGTACTCACCGGTCTGACGGTAAAGCTGAACGATTTACTCTCTTACGGCCACCCGGTACTGGGGTCGGACATTAATCTCTGGCTGGACGGCAGCAACCGCATCCTACCGTTTTCGCGTGTATCGGCGCAGACCGCCGCCCGCCTCCAGCCGATGCTGCAACGACTCACGCTGAAGGACGGCTGGCAACCGGTTCCCGGCTATATGCTATTGCGCACGCAGCTGAAAGGGCCTGGCTGGCAGCAGGTGATCTTGTTTCCCCAAAGCGGCGGTATGAAACGCACCCTGGACGTCATTGCGGCACAACTGCCCTTTGCGGTGGTCACGCTGCTAATGCTGGCCGTAACGTTATTCTGGTTGTTGCATCGCTATCTCGCCCGTCCGCTCTGGGACTTTGTCGCGATTATCGGCAAAACCGGGCCCCACTCGCTTTCGGCCCGCCTGCCGGAAAATCGCCATGATGAGTTGGGCAGTATCGCCCATGCTTATAATCTGCTGTTGGATACCCTGCGCACGCAGTACGACAACTTAGAGAATGTGGTTGCCGAACGGACCCGCGCGCTAAACGAGGCGAAACAGCAGGCGGAACGGGCGAACAAACGTAAGAGCAGTCATCTCACCACCATCAGCCACGAATTGCGCACGCCCCTTAGCGGCTCGCTTGGGGCGCTGGAACTGCTGCAAATGACAACCTTGACCGATAAGCAGTTCCAACTGGCGGATACCGCCCGCCAGTGCGTATTCTCCTTATTATCCATCATTAATAACTTACTGGATTTTTCCCGCATCGAATCCGGCCAGCTGTCGCTGCATATCGAAGAGACCCCTTTGCTGCCGATCCTTGATCAAGCGATGCATACCATACAGGGGCCGGGTCAAAGCAAAGGTCTGACGTTACGTACCTTCGTCGGCAAACAGGTACCGCTGTATCTGGATATAGACGGAATGCGTCTGCGGCAAATTCTGGTCAATCTGCTCGGTAACGCCCTCAAATTCACTCAATCCGGCGGCATCTTTTTAAGCGTAAAAAGACACGATCAGCAAGTGATCTTTGCCGTCAACGACAGCGGCCAGGGGATCGCGCCGGAAGATCAGGCGGATGTGTTTACCCCGTTTTTCCAGAGCGAAGGCACTATGCAGGGCACCGGCCTGGGGCTCGCCATCGCCGCCAATCTGGCGAAGATGATGGGCGGTTCGCTCACGTTAAGCAGTACACCAGGGTTGGGAACCTGCATGTCGTTTATTATGCCGCTCAACGACTACCGTGAACCCCACCCGCTGGGAGGGCAGCTGGCCGCACCGTTGGCGCTTCATCGGCAGTTGGCCGCCTGGGGCATAAGTTGTGAGCCGTCGCTCGAGGACGGGCCCTTCTCCGCCGCCGAACTGCGTTTCCTGCCGGGCAAACTGTATGACCGCGTTATTCGCGCTTTCGCGGGCGACTTGCCGGAAACCACCGGCAATATTCCGGTACAGCCCTGGCGGCTGCGTATTCTGCTGGTGGATGACGCGGTGATCAATCGGGAGATTATCGGCATGATGCTGCACTCTCTTGGGCAAGATGTCACCCTCGCCGCCGACGGCGCCAGCGCGCTGGCGCTCGGACGACAACAGCCGTTCGATCTGGTGTTGATGGATGTCCGCATGCCCGATATGGACGGCACCGCATGCGCCCGCCTCTGGCGCGAGGATCCGGAGAACCGTGACCGCGACTGTATGATCACCGCGCTCTCCGCCAATACCGCCCCGGAGGATATCGCGCGCTGCAAAGAGGCGGGTATGCGGCATTATCTGACCAAACCGGTCACGCTGGCGCAGTTGGCTGACGGCATTAGCTACGCCGCAGAATATCAACTCCAGCGGGATATTCCGCTGCAAGAACAAGACAGCCGATTAACCACGTCCTTTCTGTCGGCAGGCAGCGATCTGCTGCGCCAAAAAGTACACGAATCACTGCATTCGCTGCTCAATGATATCGAACTGAACGTTAACGATGTGGAAAAAATCAGCGCGCTGTTACATACCCTGAAAGGGGGACTGGGACAGGCGGGGTTGGGAGAACTGCTGTGCGACGTCGTCGATATGGAAAATCTGGTCAAGCATGGCCTCCCGCTGTCCGGGGAACAGATAGCCGAATTACGTCATGCCCTGGACAAATATCTAAGCGCCGAAAATGCATCCGCACGGGATGCTATTACTCAAGAGGTCACGGAATATGAATAA
- a CDS encoding two component system response regulator yields MNNYKILLVDDHELIINGIINLLEPYPRFKIVAHIDDGLAVYNQCRIHEPDILVLDLGLPGINGLDLIPQLRSRWPQMSILAYTAHTEEYMAIRTLAAGALGYVLKNSRQQVLLAALQTVAVNKCYVDPALNRDIIHTALSMEADNQELLTPRERQILKLIADGNTNRLIAEQLCISVKTVETHRLNIMRKLNVHKVTELLNCSRRLGLTD; encoded by the coding sequence ATGAATAATTATAAAATCCTGCTCGTGGATGATCATGAATTGATTATCAACGGCATCATTAACCTGCTCGAACCCTATCCGCGCTTTAAAATCGTGGCGCATATCGATGACGGCCTGGCGGTGTATAACCAATGCCGAATCCATGAACCGGATATTCTGGTGCTCGATCTCGGCCTGCCGGGCATTAACGGCCTGGATTTGATCCCCCAATTGCGCTCCCGCTGGCCGCAGATGTCCATTCTGGCCTATACCGCCCACACTGAAGAGTATATGGCGATACGTACGCTGGCCGCCGGCGCGCTAGGTTATGTTTTGAAAAATAGCCGCCAGCAGGTATTGCTGGCGGCGCTACAAACCGTAGCGGTCAACAAATGCTATGTGGACCCGGCGCTGAACCGGGATATAATCCATACCGCCCTGAGCATGGAGGCCGACAATCAAGAATTGCTGACGCCTCGGGAACGACAAATCCTTAAACTCATCGCCGATGGCAACACCAACCGGCTAATCGCTGAGCAGTTATGCATCAGCGTGAAGACCGTGGAGACCCACCGCTTGAATATCATGCGAAAATTGAATGTCCATAAAGTCACGGAGCTGCTCAACTGCTCTCGCCGACTTGGATTGACCGACTAA